ACTGGCGATCGACACCGGGGCGGGGCCCGTGACGGTCGCCCGATGCGCCGGCAAGGTCACGGTCGACACCGGCAGCGGGCCGGTGGACGTCAGGGAAACCAGCGGGGAAGTCGAGGTCGACACCGGCTCCGGGACGGTGAACATCGACCGGGTCAGGGGCGACGTGGACGTCGACACCGGCAACGGGTCAGTCCGCCTGAGGGGCGTCCGGGCCCGCAGGATCCACGTCGATACGGGCCGGGGAGAGATCTCCGGGGCCTTCGTCCCGGTCCGCGACGGAGACTACGACTTCGATACCGGGCTGGGCTCGATCGAGTTGAGAGTGCCGGCCCAAGCCGCCGGGCGCTTCGATTTGGAGGCTGATGGCGGCGCGATCCATTGCCACCTGCCGTTGGTCCGCGAGGAGACCCGCCCCGGCATCCTGCGCGGCGTCCTGAAGCGCGGGTCGTGCGAGGTCAAGGGCCGAGCCGGCCGAGGTGACATCACGGTCGTGGCGGTGAGCGAGGCCGACCTCGGGGAAGAGACCGCCGACTGGCGGGCGGCCGACCCGGTGGACACCGGCCCGGACCAAGGACCGGGCCCCGGCCCAAGTGGGAGACGGGGCCTATCCATGGAAGATGAGGACTACGTCCGGGTCCTCAAGATGGTTGAGGCCAGGCGCCTCACCCCGGAGGCCGCCGAGCAGCTCCTCAGAGCCCTGGAAGAGGACGATGAAGCCGACGAAAGACCGTTTTGAGGGGATGAGACCTTGAGCCAGAAAGCCAGGGAAATCATCGGAGCCATCGACGGCGGCAAGATGGGTGTCGAGGAAGGGCT
This window of the Bacillota bacterium genome carries:
- a CDS encoding DUF4097 family beta strand repeat-containing protein; amino-acid sequence: MKTAIEVSEVWQNTFAIGHGRRVTISQDVGSITLGAWDRPETKVVATKRASGPDEASARRALGGLRVRANPGGRGLSIEVGGAARGAFGFSRPGRVDLDVTVPRGLDVDVDTGSGAVLAEELSGRLAIDTGAGPVTVARCAGKVTVDTGSGPVDVRETSGEVEVDTGSGTVNIDRVRGDVDVDTGNGSVRLRGVRARRIHVDTGRGEISGAFVPVRDGDYDFDTGLGSIELRVPAQAAGRFDLEADGGAIHCHLPLVREETRPGILRGVLKRGSCEVKGRAGRGDITVVAVSEADLGEETADWRAADPVDTGPDQGPGPGPSGRRGLSMEDEDYVRVLKMVEARRLTPEAAEQLLRALEEDDEADERPF